One part of the Phacochoerus africanus isolate WHEZ1 chromosome 7, ROS_Pafr_v1, whole genome shotgun sequence genome encodes these proteins:
- the LOC125131225 gene encoding NKG2-A/NKG2-B type II integral membrane protein-like isoform X1, whose translation MNNQGVTYAELNVANNSKRRQIKLKDTKSSISITEQEIVYAELNLQNASKNLQGNDKNHHCQEKLVAGTLGIICLGLMFAVVAMIVVTPATVIPEQNDSSPITRLQKEFHCGNCPKEWFTYSNNCYYATTEKKTWNESLMACDSRNSTLLYIDNEEEMKFLKSLSSVSWVAVSRESRDHTWMWRNGSTCTLKITDTSPGKRNCAILYSMGIKAENCDFPNAYNCKHKLEK comes from the exons ATGAATAACCAAGGAGTTACTTATGCAGAACTGAACGTAGCCAACAACTCTAAGAGGCGACAAATAAAACTTAAGGACACTAAAAGTTCCATTTCAATAACTGAGCAGGAAATAGTCTATGCAGAACTGAATCTTCAGAATGCTTCTAAGAATCTTCAAGGGAATGATAAGAACCACCACTGCCAAG AGAAACTTGTTGCTGGGACCCTGGGAATCATCTGTCTTGGCTTGATGTTCGCTGTGGTAGCAATGATAGTTGTTACTCCTG CTACCGTAATACCAGAGCAGAATGACTCCTCTCCAATCACAAGGCTCCAGAAAG aatttcatTGTGGTAATTGTCCAAAGGAATGGTTTACATATTCCAATAATTGCTATTATgctactactgaaaaaaaaacatggaatgaGAGTTTGATGGCCTGTGATTCACGGAATTCTACTCTACTTTATATAGATAATGAAGAAGAAATG AAATTCCTGAAATCCCTATCAAGTGTGTCATGGGTTGCAGTCTCTCGTGAAAGCCGTGATCATacatggatgtggagaaatggtTCAACTTGCACACTAAA GATAACAGATACATCACCTGGTAAACGTAACTGTGCAATTCTATACTCAATGGGCATTAAAGCAGAAAACTGCGACTTTCCAAATGCATATAATTGCAAGCATAAACTTGAGAAATAA
- the LOC125131225 gene encoding NKG2-A/NKG2-B type II integral membrane protein-like isoform X2 has protein sequence MNNQGVTYAELNVANNSKRRQIKLKDTKSSISITEQEIVYAELNLQNASKNLQGNDKNHHCQEKLVAGTLGIICLGLMFAVVAMIVVTPEFHCGNCPKEWFTYSNNCYYATTEKKTWNESLMACDSRNSTLLYIDNEEEMKFLKSLSSVSWVAVSRESRDHTWMWRNGSTCTLKITDTSPGKRNCAILYSMGIKAENCDFPNAYNCKHKLEK, from the exons ATGAATAACCAAGGAGTTACTTATGCAGAACTGAACGTAGCCAACAACTCTAAGAGGCGACAAATAAAACTTAAGGACACTAAAAGTTCCATTTCAATAACTGAGCAGGAAATAGTCTATGCAGAACTGAATCTTCAGAATGCTTCTAAGAATCTTCAAGGGAATGATAAGAACCACCACTGCCAAG AGAAACTTGTTGCTGGGACCCTGGGAATCATCTGTCTTGGCTTGATGTTCGCTGTGGTAGCAATGATAGTTGTTACTCCTG aatttcatTGTGGTAATTGTCCAAAGGAATGGTTTACATATTCCAATAATTGCTATTATgctactactgaaaaaaaaacatggaatgaGAGTTTGATGGCCTGTGATTCACGGAATTCTACTCTACTTTATATAGATAATGAAGAAGAAATG AAATTCCTGAAATCCCTATCAAGTGTGTCATGGGTTGCAGTCTCTCGTGAAAGCCGTGATCATacatggatgtggagaaatggtTCAACTTGCACACTAAA GATAACAGATACATCACCTGGTAAACGTAACTGTGCAATTCTATACTCAATGGGCATTAAAGCAGAAAACTGCGACTTTCCAAATGCATATAATTGCAAGCATAAACTTGAGAAATAA
- the KLRK1 gene encoding NKG2-D type II integral membrane protein isoform X2 codes for MNRHNYKMGLVRDRWAHSSMEISESHNCDVINRGAFKSRQKRTQTLITSKCGENPSPFFLARSIAIAMGIRFIVMVMIYSGMIINLLFNQEAPSPLKESYCGPCPKNWICYRNNCYQFSNESKTWLQSQASCRSQNSSLLKIYSREDQDFFKLVKSYHWMGLVQIPTNRSWQWEDGSILSPNQITMVEMQNGSCAVYGSSFKGYTENCLTLNTYICMQRIV; via the exons ATGAACAGGCATAATTATAAGATGGGACTGGTCCGAGATCGGTGGGCTCATTCCAGCATGG AGATAAGTGAATCGCATAATTGTGATGTGATAAACCGTGGTGCTTTTAAGTCGCGGCAGAAGAGAACGCAGACATTAATCACAAGCAAATGTGGAGAAAACC catCTCCATTTTTCCTTGCCCGATCCATCGCTATAGCTATGGGGATCCGTTTCATTGTAATGGTAATGATATACAGTGGCATGATCATAAATT TGTTATTCAACCAAGAGGCTCCAAGTCCTTTGAAAG AAAGTTACTGTGGTCCATGTCCTAAAAACTGGATATGCTATCGAAATAACTGCTACCAATTTTCTAATGAGAGCAAGACCTGGCTCCAGAGCCAAGCTTCTTGTAGATCTCAAAATTCCAGTCTTCTGAAGATATACAGCAGAGAAGACCAG GATTTCTTCAAATTGGTGAAGTCATATCATTGGATGGGATTAGTACAAATTCCAACAAACAGATCCTGGCAGTGGGAAGATGGTTCCATCCTCTCACCTAACCA AATAACAATGGTTGAAATGCAGAATGGAAGCTGTGCAGTCTATGGCTcaagttttaaaggttatacaGAAAACTGCTTAACTCTGAACACATACATCTGCATGCAGAGGATTGTCTAA
- the KLRK1 gene encoding NKG2-D type II integral membrane protein isoform X4, with amino-acid sequence MNRHNYKMGLVRDRWAHSSMASPFFLARSIAIAMGIRFIVMVMIYSGMIINLLFNQEAPSPLKESYCGPCPKNWICYRNNCYQFSNESKTWLQSQASCRSQNSSLLKIYSREDQDFFKLVKSYHWMGLVQIPTNRSWQWEDGSILSPNQITMVEMQNGSCAVYGSSFKGYTENCLTLNTYICMQRIV; translated from the exons ATGAACAGGCATAATTATAAGATGGGACTGGTCCGAGATCGGTGGGCTCATTCCAGCATGG catCTCCATTTTTCCTTGCCCGATCCATCGCTATAGCTATGGGGATCCGTTTCATTGTAATGGTAATGATATACAGTGGCATGATCATAAATT TGTTATTCAACCAAGAGGCTCCAAGTCCTTTGAAAG AAAGTTACTGTGGTCCATGTCCTAAAAACTGGATATGCTATCGAAATAACTGCTACCAATTTTCTAATGAGAGCAAGACCTGGCTCCAGAGCCAAGCTTCTTGTAGATCTCAAAATTCCAGTCTTCTGAAGATATACAGCAGAGAAGACCAG GATTTCTTCAAATTGGTGAAGTCATATCATTGGATGGGATTAGTACAAATTCCAACAAACAGATCCTGGCAGTGGGAAGATGGTTCCATCCTCTCACCTAACCA AATAACAATGGTTGAAATGCAGAATGGAAGCTGTGCAGTCTATGGCTcaagttttaaaggttatacaGAAAACTGCTTAACTCTGAACACATACATCTGCATGCAGAGGATTGTCTAA
- the KLRK1 gene encoding NKG2-D type II integral membrane protein isoform X1 codes for MNRHNYKMGLVRDRWAHSSMGMYLPHKEISESHNCDVINRGAFKSRQKRTQTLITSKCGENPSPFFLARSIAIAMGIRFIVMVMIYSGMIINLLFNQEAPSPLKESYCGPCPKNWICYRNNCYQFSNESKTWLQSQASCRSQNSSLLKIYSREDQDFFKLVKSYHWMGLVQIPTNRSWQWEDGSILSPNQITMVEMQNGSCAVYGSSFKGYTENCLTLNTYICMQRIV; via the exons ATGAACAGGCATAATTATAAGATGGGACTGGTCCGAGATCGGTGGGCTCATTCCAGCATGGGTATGTACTTACCACATAAAG AGATAAGTGAATCGCATAATTGTGATGTGATAAACCGTGGTGCTTTTAAGTCGCGGCAGAAGAGAACGCAGACATTAATCACAAGCAAATGTGGAGAAAACC catCTCCATTTTTCCTTGCCCGATCCATCGCTATAGCTATGGGGATCCGTTTCATTGTAATGGTAATGATATACAGTGGCATGATCATAAATT TGTTATTCAACCAAGAGGCTCCAAGTCCTTTGAAAG AAAGTTACTGTGGTCCATGTCCTAAAAACTGGATATGCTATCGAAATAACTGCTACCAATTTTCTAATGAGAGCAAGACCTGGCTCCAGAGCCAAGCTTCTTGTAGATCTCAAAATTCCAGTCTTCTGAAGATATACAGCAGAGAAGACCAG GATTTCTTCAAATTGGTGAAGTCATATCATTGGATGGGATTAGTACAAATTCCAACAAACAGATCCTGGCAGTGGGAAGATGGTTCCATCCTCTCACCTAACCA AATAACAATGGTTGAAATGCAGAATGGAAGCTGTGCAGTCTATGGCTcaagttttaaaggttatacaGAAAACTGCTTAACTCTGAACACATACATCTGCATGCAGAGGATTGTCTAA
- the KLRK1 gene encoding NKG2-D type II integral membrane protein isoform X3: MNRHNYKMGLVRDRWAHSSMGMYLPHKEISESHNCDVINRGAFKSRQKRTQTLITSKCGENLLFNQEAPSPLKESYCGPCPKNWICYRNNCYQFSNESKTWLQSQASCRSQNSSLLKIYSREDQDFFKLVKSYHWMGLVQIPTNRSWQWEDGSILSPNQITMVEMQNGSCAVYGSSFKGYTENCLTLNTYICMQRIV; encoded by the exons ATGAACAGGCATAATTATAAGATGGGACTGGTCCGAGATCGGTGGGCTCATTCCAGCATGGGTATGTACTTACCACATAAAG AGATAAGTGAATCGCATAATTGTGATGTGATAAACCGTGGTGCTTTTAAGTCGCGGCAGAAGAGAACGCAGACATTAATCACAAGCAAATGTGGAGAAAACC TGTTATTCAACCAAGAGGCTCCAAGTCCTTTGAAAG AAAGTTACTGTGGTCCATGTCCTAAAAACTGGATATGCTATCGAAATAACTGCTACCAATTTTCTAATGAGAGCAAGACCTGGCTCCAGAGCCAAGCTTCTTGTAGATCTCAAAATTCCAGTCTTCTGAAGATATACAGCAGAGAAGACCAG GATTTCTTCAAATTGGTGAAGTCATATCATTGGATGGGATTAGTACAAATTCCAACAAACAGATCCTGGCAGTGGGAAGATGGTTCCATCCTCTCACCTAACCA AATAACAATGGTTGAAATGCAGAATGGAAGCTGTGCAGTCTATGGCTcaagttttaaaggttatacaGAAAACTGCTTAACTCTGAACACATACATCTGCATGCAGAGGATTGTCTAA